The genomic segment CTTCGCATTTATATCTGGCTCGATCGCGTCCGGCTGTTTCGATCGATTTCGACGTGTTCAGACACAATTTAGGCACAGCGCAAGCTGATCCATAAAACATCCGCGTCACTGTTCCTTGGGTCGATCCGGAGCGGTAGTCCTTCTGCTGACCGCCTAACCCACATGTGCAGATCGGAGTGGCTGGCAACGGGCATGGGTTCGCGTCCGTCTGAGGGCTGCGGAACGTCGGCGCGGGACGATGTCTCGGTTCAGAGCGAGTAGCGCTGGCGCACGGCCTCTTCGGTATTCTCCGCGAGGTCGCGATCGACTTCCTCGCGATTGTCGTAATAATACGCGAGCGCGTCGTGGGTCTGGGCCAGCGTCAGGTACGGAAACTGTTCGACCAGTTCCTCAGGGGTGAGGCCGTGTTTCAACACGTATATCATGACCGATCGGACGGGAAATCGCGTCCCGGCGATCACAGGGCTTCCTCCGCCAATCTGCGGGTGGCTGGTGATAAGGGGATGGCCGATCCGGGGCACGGAGCGTCCTCGTCTATATAGACGAAGCAAGAATACCACAGACGACTTGTCCTTTAATACACGTCCTGCCTGGGCGTCCTTAGGCCCTCACCGCAGACCTTTGTAGGTCAGGGGAGCAGGGTTACCACCTGTCCCCCCTATTATTAACTTCCTGTCCGGTGTCGCCCGTTATTGTCAGCCCTTCACGAGACCAGACTTTTGAAGTCTTCCCAGGAAGCTGGGCTTCGTCGCGTGCCGCTCGTAGAGCGCCTGGATGCGTACTCGGGTGTCTGAGCCGCGGCCGTCCCGCTGCGCGAGCTCCTGAAGGTCCTTGAGGAGCCTGACGGCTTCGTCGTAGTCCTGCGGCCGCCGCATCGCGATCAGGATATCGACCTTGTGCCAGGTTTCGTCCTCGCGCTTGGCCAAATCGTCGAGATACCGCCTGCGACGTTGAGTCTCTTCGCGCTCACGGCGGCGTTGCTCGCGGGCAGCCCGTGCGGCCTCGACGCGCCTGCGCGCGTCGGCGCGTTGTTTGGCGGCGGCCAGGAGCTGCGCGACCGTCCGCGGTTTCGGGGCGCCGCCAGCGCGGAGGGCCTGGCGGCCCTTCTGAAATCGACGCAGCAGCTCGGCTTGGACCGGGGCCTGATCCCCCGCTGCGAGTCGTACGAGGAATTCGGTTTTGTCGGAATCGGGTAGCGTCTGGACCCAGCGTGCGAAATCCTTCGATGACACCGCTCCGCTCAGATCTGGGCTGTGTTCAGCGGCGACGGCGATGAGGTCACCGTCGATTCGCAGGAACTCCGCGAACGCCGTCAGCGGCGCGGTCACCTGGCGCAGGCCCGGAGGAACCGGCGGCTCGGTCGCGTGGTGGTCGGGCGCCCCACGCTGCACACCGAGCAGCCACGCGAGGTAGAGTGCCCGGTGGTCACCGCTTTCAAGATCCCGACGCAAGGGGATGAGCGAGGAG from the Nitrospirota bacterium genome contains:
- a CDS encoding DUF433 domain-containing protein — its product is MVFLLRLYRRGRSVPRIGHPLITSHPQIGGGSPVIAGTRFPVRSVMIYVLKHGLTPEELVEQFPYLTLAQTHDALAYYYDNREEVDRDLAENTEEAVRQRYSL